The Balearica regulorum gibbericeps isolate bBalReg1 chromosome 30, bBalReg1.pri, whole genome shotgun sequence genome includes a window with the following:
- the NACC1 gene encoding nucleus accumbens-associated protein 1, whose amino-acid sequence MAAERGGDGDGHRQRHRERPEPQRSPPPGLRPPSAPTMAQTLQMEIPNFGNSILECLNEQRLQGLYCDVSVVVKGHAFKAHRAVLAASSSYFRDLFNSSKSAVVELPAAVQPQSFQQILSFCYTGRLSMNVGDQFLLMYTAGFLQIQEIMEKGTEFFLKVSSPSCDSQGLHGEEAPSSEPQSPVAQTSGWPSGAAALPLVSRVKTEQGEPDGVQCTFVVKRLWDGGPKDGAAGGNGSRKMAKFSAPETGRQPQPPAPAAAAGPATATATAPGPSAADQTSPGGTSSAYTSDSPGSFHNEEDEEEDGGEEGSDEQYRQICNMYTMYSMMNVGQAAAEKVEALPDQATSESRNRVRVRQDLASLPAELINQIGNRCHPKLYDEGDPAEKLELVTGTNVYITRAQLMNCHVSAGTRHKVLLRRLLASFFDRNTLANSCGTGIRSSTNDPSRKPLDSRVLHAVKFYCQNFAPNFKESEMNAIAADMCTNARRVVRKSWIPKLKLLMAEGDSYTSFINDTGKLEPDIMGPEPAFEAGGHEGEAGAPGEGLQ is encoded by the exons ATGGCCGCTGAGCgcggcggggacggggacgggcaCCGGCAGCGGCACCGGGAGCGGCCGGAGCCgcagcgcagccccccccccggcctccg GCCCCCGTCGGCTCCCACGATGGCTCAGACGCTGCAGATGGAGATCCCCAACTTCGGGAACAGCATCCTGGAGTGCCTGAACGAGCAACGGCTGCAGGGGCTGTACTGCGACGTCTCGGTGGTGGTGAAGGGCCACGCGTTCAAGGCGCACCGGGCCGTGCTGGCCGCCAGCAGCTCCTACTTCCGGGACCTTTTCAACAGCAGCAAGAGCGCGGTGGTGGAGCTGCCGGCCGCTGTCCAGCCCCAGTCCTTCCAGCAGATCCTCAGCTTCTGCTACACGGGGCGGCTCAGCATGAACGTGGGTGACCAGTTCCTGCTGATGTACACTGCCGGCTTCTTGCAGATCCAGGAAATCATGGAGAAGGGGACTGAGTTTTTCCTCAAGGTCAGCTCGCCCAGCTGCGACTCGCAGGGGCTTCACGGTGAGGAGGCGCCTTCTTCCGAGCCCCAGAGCCCCGTGGCCCAGACCTCGGGGTGGCCCTCGGGCGCCGCTGCCCTGCCCCTGGTCTCGCGGGTGAAGACGGAGCAGGGCGAGCCCGACGGGGTGCAGTGCACCTTTGTGGTCAAGCGCCTCTGGGACGGCGGCCCCAAGGACGGCGCTGCCGGCGGCAACGGCAGCCGCAAGATGGCCAAGTTCTCGGCGCCCGAGACGGGCCGTCAACCGCAACCCCCGGCTCCGGCAGCAGCGGCGGGACCGGCCACGGCGACGGCGACGGCACCGGGTCCCAGCGCCGCCGACCAGACCAGCCCCGGTGGCACGTCCAGCGCCTACACGAGCGACAGCCCCGGCTCCTTCCACAacgaggaggacgaggaggaggacggGGGCGAGGAAGGCTCGGACGAGCAGTACCGCCAGATCTGCAACATGTACACCATGTACAGCATGATGAATGTAGGGCAGGCAG ccgcgGAGAAGGTGGAGGCGCTGCCGGACCAGGCCACCTCGGAGTCGCGCAACCGGGTGCGGGTGCGGCAGGACCTGGCCTCGCTGCCGGCCGAGCTCATCAACCAGATCGGGAACCGCTGCCACCCCAAGCTCTACGACGAGGGGGACCCCGCCGAGAAGCTGGAGCTCGTCACGG gCACCAACGTCTACATCACACGGGCGCAGCTGATGAACTGCCACGTCAGCGCGGGGACGCGGCACAAAGTCCTCCTGCGGCGGCTCCTGGCGTCCTTCTTCGACCG CAACACCCTGGCCAACAGCTGCGGCACGGGCATCCGCTCGTCCACCAATGACCCCAGCCGGAAGCCGCTGGACAGCCGGGTCCTGCACGCCGTCAAGT TTTACTGCCAGAACTTCGCGCCCAACTTCAAGGAGAGCGAGATGAACGCCATCGCCGCCGACATGTGCACCAACGCCCGGCGCGTCGTGCGCAAGAGCTGGATCCCGAAGCTGAAGCTGCTGATGGCCGAGGGCGACTCCTACACCTCCTTCATCAACGACACCGGCAAGCTGGAGCCCGACATCATGGGCCCCGAGCCGGCCTTCGAGGCCGGCGGCCACGAGGGCGAGGCGGGTGCCCCTGGGGAGGGCCTGCAGTGA
- the TRMT1 gene encoding tRNA (guanine(26)-N(2))-dimethyltransferase isoform X2 encodes MDGASPNGSGPPPGAGGPPGSGETLISEGRATILFPSANEVFYNPVQGFNRDLTCAVVTEFARLQLQPKGIRVVLPGEEKTDAGSPQPPEDGDATAAADSPEAPRTAKPGEVCEGGLRVLEALAASGLRSIRFAKEVPGLRAVVANDFSARAVELMHRNVTFNGVGDLVAPRMADARMLMHQCKADREPFDVIDLDPYGSPAPFLDAAVQAVSEGGLLCVTCTDMGVMAGNSAETCYSKYGAVSLKGKFCHEMALRIILHSLDSRANCYQRFIVPLLSVSADFYIRVFVRVFTGQAKVKASASKQALVYHCVGCGTHHLQRLGKVMSHGTGFKYGAATGPPVGPTCEFCQQRHQLGGPMWAEPLHDPVFVERVLAALESSPGRFQTEERMRGMLSVITEELGDVPLYYTLDSLSSTIHCNTPSLLQFRSALLHAGYRVSLSHACKNAVKTDAPPAVLWDIMRCWAKIHPVKLERLTETSPASRILSVEPTLQASFTLRDDANPSSRKRGLKRFPENPEAFWGPKARAKAGGGISPSLQEKRKRHQNKRTERTDDSTSLKSFPCKRFKEGNCSLGSQCCYSHEGEPPAAPPTLTPPLASD; translated from the exons ATGGACGGGGCCTCCCCCAACGGTTCCGGGCCCCCCCCGGGTGCGGGGGGCCCCCCCGGGTCCGGTGAGACGCTGATCTCCGAGGGCCGAGCCACCATCCTCTTCCCCAGCGCCAACGAGGTCTTCTACAACCCGGTGCAGGGCTTCAACCGCGACCTGAC CTGTGCCGTCGTGACGGAGTTCGCTCGGCTCCAGCTGCAGCCGAAGGGGATCCGGG TTGTCCTTCCTGGGGAGGAGAAGACGGAcgccggcagcccccagcccccagaaGACGGTGACGCCACGGCGGCAGCCGACAGCCCCGAGGCTCCGCGGACGGCGAAGCCGGGAGAAGTGTGCGAG GGAGGGCTGCGAGTCCTGGAGGCGCTGGCGGCCTCGGGGCTCCGCTCCATCCGCTTCGCTAAGGAGGTGCCAGGGCTACGGGCCGTGGTGGCCAACGACTTCTCGGCCCGAGCAGTGGAGCTGATGCACCGCAACGTGACCTTCAACGGGGTGGGGGACCTGGTGGCCCCCCGCATGGCCGATGCCAG GATGCTGATGCACCAGTGCAAGGCGGACAGGGAGCCCTTCGACGTCATCGACCTGGACCCCTACGGCAGCCCCGCGCCCTTCCTGGACGCCGCCGTGCAAGCTGTGAGCGAAGGAG GGCTGCTTTGTGTCACCTGCACGGACATGGGCGTGATGGCGGGGAACAGCGCCGAGACGTGTTACAGCAAATACGGGGCCGTGTCCCTCAAGGGCAAGTTCTGCCACGAGATG GCCCTGCGCATCATCCTGCACAGCCTGGACAGTCGCGCCAACTGCTACCAGCGCTTCATCGTGCCGCTGCTCTCCGTCAGCGCCGACTTCTACATCCGCGTCTTCGTGAGGGTCTTCACAGGGCAGGCGAAGGTGAAAGCCTCGGCCAG CAAGCAGGCTCTGGTGTACCACTGCGTGGGCTGCGGCACCCACCACCTCCAGCGCCTGGGCAAAGTCATGAGCCACGGCACCGG cttcAAGTACGGAGCAGCCACGGGGCCGCCCGTGGGTCCCACCTGCGAGTTCTGCCAGCAGCGGCACCAG ctgggTGGCCCAATGTGGGCCGAGCCCCTGCACGACCCGGTTTTCGTGGAGCGGGTGCTGGCAgcgctggagagcagccccgggCGCTTCCAGACAGAGGAGAGGATGCGGGGGATGCTCAGCGTTATCACCGAG GAGCTCGGCGACGTCCCCCTCTACTACACCCTCGACAGCCTCAGCAGCACGATCCACTGCAAcaccccctccctgctgcagttCAG GTCCGCCCTCCTGCACGCCGGCTACCGCGTGTCGCTCTCCCACGCCTGCAAGAACGCCGTCAAGACGGACGCGCCGCCTGCTGTGCTCTGGGACATCATGCGCTGCTGG GCCAAGATCCACCCGGTAAAGCTCGAGCGGCTCACCGAGACCAGCCCGGCTTCCCGAATTCTCTCTGTGGAGCCTAC GCTCCAGGCCTCCTTCACCCTCCGTGACGATGCCAACCCCAGCTCTAGGAAACGGGGCTTGAAGCGGTTCCCGGAAAACCCCGAAGCGTTTTGGGGTCCCAAAGCCAGGGCCAAGGCAGG CGGGGgcatctctccctccctccaggaGAAGCGGAAACGACACCAGAACAAACGGACAGAACGGACGGACGACAGCACCAGCCTGAAAAGCTTCCCCTGCAAACGCTTCAAGGAG ggAAACTGCTCCTTGGGCTCCCAGTGCTGCTATTCACACGAGGGGGagcccccagctgcccccccgACCCTGACGCCGCCTCTCGCCTCCGATTAA
- the IER2 gene encoding immediate early response gene 2 protein, whose protein sequence is MEEAQRLLTVSVWKLYRCRLQRGGLRLHRSLQLSLLVRAARHRYLTARAAAAATEPGPAAGIPPGTAPGDPHRHPPSVPAPDRGELPSVLTGDPPSPDPRSAPDRRDPPSRDPRSAPDRRDPLSRPSPDSRSAPDRGDPPSPPTADPRSTPDPANRAHPQDVPSRYRDPPSAPRLPRPRDPPSAPPASPAPPEPRPPAAPRPPGAPPAVRATRKRRSSGSSGPGPVPVPSKRARLEAEEPPLVPGPPGRCSGPPATAFGFLVRAVGAC, encoded by the coding sequence ATGGAGGAGGCGCAGCGGCTGCTGACCGTGTCGGTGTGGAAGCTTTACCGCTGCCGGCTGCAGCGCGGCGGCCTCCGCCTCCACCGGAGCCTCCAGCTCTCGCTGCTCGTCCGCGCCGCCCGGCACCGGTACCTGaccgcccgcgccgccgccgccgccaccgaGCCGGGACCCGCCGCGGGGATCCCCCCGGGAACGGCACCCGGGGATCCGCACCGGCACCCCCCGAGCGTACCGGCCCCGGACCGGGGGGAGCTCCCGAGCGTCCTGACCGGGGACCCCCCGTCCCCGGACCCCCGCAGCGCCCCGGACCGACGGGACCCCCCGAGCCGGGACCCCCGCAGCGCCCCGGACCGACGGGACCCCCTCAGCCGACCGTCCCCGGACTCCCGCAGCGCCCCGGACCGGGGGGACCCCCCGAGCCCACCGACCGCGGACCCCCGCAGCACCCCGGACCCCGCGAACCGGGCGCACCCCCAGGACGTCCCGAGCCGGTACCGCGACCCGCCGAGCGCTCCGAGGCTGCCGCGTCCCCGGGACCCCCCGAGCGCTCCCCCCGCTTCACCGGCGCCGCCTGAGCCgcggccccccgccgccccccggccccccggagcccccccgGCGGTGCGGGCCACGCGGAAGCGGCGGAGCAGCGGCTCGTCCGGGCCCGGGCCGGTGCCGGTACCGAGCAAACGGGCGCGGCTGGAGGCGGAGGAGCCGCCGCTCGTCCCGGGGCCGCCCGGCCGCTGCTCGGGGCCGCCCGCCACCGCCTTCGGCTTCCTGGTCCGCGCCGTCGGGGCGTGCTGA
- the TRMT1 gene encoding tRNA (guanine(26)-N(2))-dimethyltransferase isoform X1 has product MRGAVRAAAAFSTLRRASQGPPRRPPAMDGASPNGSGPPPGAGGPPGSGETLISEGRATILFPSANEVFYNPVQGFNRDLTCAVVTEFARLQLQPKGIRVVLPGEEKTDAGSPQPPEDGDATAAADSPEAPRTAKPGEVCEGGLRVLEALAASGLRSIRFAKEVPGLRAVVANDFSARAVELMHRNVTFNGVGDLVAPRMADARMLMHQCKADREPFDVIDLDPYGSPAPFLDAAVQAVSEGGLLCVTCTDMGVMAGNSAETCYSKYGAVSLKGKFCHEMALRIILHSLDSRANCYQRFIVPLLSVSADFYIRVFVRVFTGQAKVKASASKQALVYHCVGCGTHHLQRLGKVMSHGTGFKYGAATGPPVGPTCEFCQQRHQLGGPMWAEPLHDPVFVERVLAALESSPGRFQTEERMRGMLSVITEELGDVPLYYTLDSLSSTIHCNTPSLLQFRSALLHAGYRVSLSHACKNAVKTDAPPAVLWDIMRCWAKIHPVKLERLTETSPASRILSVEPTLQASFTLRDDANPSSRKRGLKRFPENPEAFWGPKARAKAGGGISPSLQEKRKRHQNKRTERTDDSTSLKSFPCKRFKEGNCSLGSQCCYSHEGEPPAAPPTLTPPLASD; this is encoded by the exons ATGCGCGGGGCGGTGCGGGCGG CGGCCGCCTTCAGCACCCTTCGCAGAGCCAGCCAGGGCCCCCCCCGCCGTCCCCCTGCCATGGACGGGGCCTCCCCCAACGGTTCCGGGCCCCCCCCGGGTGCGGGGGGCCCCCCCGGGTCCGGTGAGACGCTGATCTCCGAGGGCCGAGCCACCATCCTCTTCCCCAGCGCCAACGAGGTCTTCTACAACCCGGTGCAGGGCTTCAACCGCGACCTGAC CTGTGCCGTCGTGACGGAGTTCGCTCGGCTCCAGCTGCAGCCGAAGGGGATCCGGG TTGTCCTTCCTGGGGAGGAGAAGACGGAcgccggcagcccccagcccccagaaGACGGTGACGCCACGGCGGCAGCCGACAGCCCCGAGGCTCCGCGGACGGCGAAGCCGGGAGAAGTGTGCGAG GGAGGGCTGCGAGTCCTGGAGGCGCTGGCGGCCTCGGGGCTCCGCTCCATCCGCTTCGCTAAGGAGGTGCCAGGGCTACGGGCCGTGGTGGCCAACGACTTCTCGGCCCGAGCAGTGGAGCTGATGCACCGCAACGTGACCTTCAACGGGGTGGGGGACCTGGTGGCCCCCCGCATGGCCGATGCCAG GATGCTGATGCACCAGTGCAAGGCGGACAGGGAGCCCTTCGACGTCATCGACCTGGACCCCTACGGCAGCCCCGCGCCCTTCCTGGACGCCGCCGTGCAAGCTGTGAGCGAAGGAG GGCTGCTTTGTGTCACCTGCACGGACATGGGCGTGATGGCGGGGAACAGCGCCGAGACGTGTTACAGCAAATACGGGGCCGTGTCCCTCAAGGGCAAGTTCTGCCACGAGATG GCCCTGCGCATCATCCTGCACAGCCTGGACAGTCGCGCCAACTGCTACCAGCGCTTCATCGTGCCGCTGCTCTCCGTCAGCGCCGACTTCTACATCCGCGTCTTCGTGAGGGTCTTCACAGGGCAGGCGAAGGTGAAAGCCTCGGCCAG CAAGCAGGCTCTGGTGTACCACTGCGTGGGCTGCGGCACCCACCACCTCCAGCGCCTGGGCAAAGTCATGAGCCACGGCACCGG cttcAAGTACGGAGCAGCCACGGGGCCGCCCGTGGGTCCCACCTGCGAGTTCTGCCAGCAGCGGCACCAG ctgggTGGCCCAATGTGGGCCGAGCCCCTGCACGACCCGGTTTTCGTGGAGCGGGTGCTGGCAgcgctggagagcagccccgggCGCTTCCAGACAGAGGAGAGGATGCGGGGGATGCTCAGCGTTATCACCGAG GAGCTCGGCGACGTCCCCCTCTACTACACCCTCGACAGCCTCAGCAGCACGATCCACTGCAAcaccccctccctgctgcagttCAG GTCCGCCCTCCTGCACGCCGGCTACCGCGTGTCGCTCTCCCACGCCTGCAAGAACGCCGTCAAGACGGACGCGCCGCCTGCTGTGCTCTGGGACATCATGCGCTGCTGG GCCAAGATCCACCCGGTAAAGCTCGAGCGGCTCACCGAGACCAGCCCGGCTTCCCGAATTCTCTCTGTGGAGCCTAC GCTCCAGGCCTCCTTCACCCTCCGTGACGATGCCAACCCCAGCTCTAGGAAACGGGGCTTGAAGCGGTTCCCGGAAAACCCCGAAGCGTTTTGGGGTCCCAAAGCCAGGGCCAAGGCAGG CGGGGgcatctctccctccctccaggaGAAGCGGAAACGACACCAGAACAAACGGACAGAACGGACGGACGACAGCACCAGCCTGAAAAGCTTCCCCTGCAAACGCTTCAAGGAG ggAAACTGCTCCTTGGGCTCCCAGTGCTGCTATTCACACGAGGGGGagcccccagctgcccccccgACCCTGACGCCGCCTCTCGCCTCCGATTAA